The proteins below come from a single Eucalyptus grandis isolate ANBG69807.140 chromosome 3, ASM1654582v1, whole genome shotgun sequence genomic window:
- the LOC104431149 gene encoding uncharacterized protein LOC104431149 isoform X1 translates to MSDPVFLSIVGPLQELSIKSLHHLVVPSRSQRTDVGQNSSSSVLLTSQQPRNLGSSCILYSVVTPVPFAPICLSKRRRHNKRKKRVGKKFIGKKEDMIEDFVAGIASKLGEYLVAPNGRQFGYVLFYKSYVEDLKNEVKELETARQRVQHVVDEAWCNRKPIQTAVEDWLESVKKESKEAENLLKHGESEKSACFRGWLPNPVVRHPIGRKVKKITKVIHGLHQKSQNSNFEKVYYENTPIGFVNATTSTARPVDKKEDGLKSRALITGDVMKAIADDRVRVIGVYGPGGVGKSKLLEDVERRVKEENLFDVVAMANVSRNPNLKRIQKEITDVLGLHLMNEKTVRGRAYRLREALESDPKKNVLIILDDLWEKLELKEIGIPCGDDNKARGCKLLLTSRNRDVLRIAMGFEQEFRLDELKHEEARRLFERTMGNRVNDPKFETWVDGVVKNCGGLPLLIVPLAKGLKHKDLAAWRNASTNRDLSDVKSLVELSYNDLKDERIRSLFLVCALTSGRISMRDSLVYCMGLGLFKKFNNTIQKARDRLIEDLHTLQDSSLLLESDDMERFKMHDIFVDVASSMHDEFMDMKWNALVGRKDYGFKEWSEDELRKCTTISFPYVGIDELPEKLDCPNLRMLLLFEDNPSLKIHDLFFKSMKKLQVLDLTGLSLTSLPSSIESLENLKSLSLDFCHLDDVTVLGKLKGLQFLSFLDSTIARLPPEIGGLTELRFLDLRGCSRLKVIERGVLGSLVNLEELYMEDSFDQWEAEDEPSQSNASLAELKSMKKLSTLYIAIPHSANLSRDLPFGKLNKYKIQIGDVWDWSGEYKESKTLKLKLDSGNLLEKWVQRCLRITQDLHLDGLQGGIDTIHDLCIEGFQELKHLHVQNSPSVQYIVHSMENVQCTAFTKLESLFLENLNKLEKICRGCLSSESLSKLKIVKVDNCGEIKHLFTFPMTRIFLQLEEIEISRCHLMQLIVADAEADEDKIEINDDPTVNSCNLRRLTLRNLTKMASFHETVDHSVVFFDAHQVSLPWLESLTLSELPKLKEIWNSQFLSDVSNLKFLKVEDCMFLLSIIPSSLLMKLQNLEAITIERCQLIREVFDLEGLTINGDVEILSRLTKLTLSDLPSLGHIWNKNPRRALCFRNLRALKVQNCENLRFLFSSSMAKALGQMKEIEVVSCKLIKEIMEQEEESEKATTMDTLVFPLLTSLSLEALPSLRTFSNGKFYIHCPSLTRLRVSGCPKMMTFSSFEGKQQSMTTDTSLQQAFGCINSGLSLPVFFNQNVHFPSLEELTLLSLCGLRRIWHNEIPEESFCKLASISVKDCENLSHIFPSTLIERLQSLKMIEVVECTSLEALMEHVYVNTKKRPKCLTFLDLKEVKLWHLPRLNAIVTSSTKAKFSLPSLIDVSLRCCDELRYLFTKDTARTLDKLEMLDISRCVNMQQIIAVEEGEEQKLKAVKFSHLCTLKLCSLKSLTSFSSGSGAYEFPSLQNLSIMECSELKAFILRPLAASKEMNERTAGFDKGPYCLFDKKVILPNLEELRLTGIESRELWESESTCFHSLTSIRVEDCPCLRNLFTMSMAKSLGHLQSLSLGGCGEMEYIVGREEEKSEEAANKIIIPQLVTLYIHNMPKLRSFCHEKHISEWPLLKQLSIEDCKAVKVILGDTCYREQSLLPVEKIVFPSMESMCISHMNNVEKIWTDEFASNAFSKLKILMVEYCEKLSSIFSSDTILTRFQNLEELTMTDCGSLEVVFHIQELNMSGAHSTSTSQLRELYLERLPKLKHVWSGLPSSVAKSITKLERLVVQSCGVEDIIASEDEGVRMSASDFFFPRLTTLTLDELPELRSFYKNSYTPTWPHLKELLVRHCGKMKSFSFASEIQSCNGSTTNENQPSLSLEKVFPHLKRLTLTREDVAMMQHDIFGDLKELTLAYYRDENVSFPSNFFLQRFPNLEYLTVEHSSFEEIFSEDAFAHEGVTPCGGIIEREKPLKAFGNLKRLWLHDLWNLRRIWKDGSLMAEILKQIEDLWVWRCPGLSILFPSLTSVQSLTYLQVQNCEGLVHMGTCSAMTSLVHLTRLILRECGTLEDVVTDDGNEAEEISFPKLQRLTLDGLPSLKSFSPTNSAFRFPSLVCTIVTQCPNMIIFCKGALRTPKLHKVLLSYQYDEGHWEDDLNTTIRTVTAREDPYKIQ, encoded by the exons ATGTCTGATCCTGTCTTTCTCTCCATCGTTGGCCCATTGCAAGAACTGAGCATAAAATCCCTTCATCATCTAGTCGTTCCAAGTCGAAGCCAAAG GACCGATGTTGGCCAGAATTCCTCTTCATCCGTCTTGCTGACAAGCCAGCAGCCAAGAAATCTCGGCTCCTCTTGCATCCTTTACAGTGTAGTCACTCCTG TTCCTTTCGCCCCTATTTGTTTAAGCAAAAGAAGGAGACAtaacaagaggaaaaaaagggttGGAAAGAAATTTAtaggaaaaaaggaagacatgATCGAGGATTTTGTAGCCGGCATTGCATCAAAACTTGGTGAGTATCTGGTTGCTCCCAACGGCCGCCAATTTGGGTACGTGCTGTTCTACAAGAGTTACGTGGAAGATCTCAAAAATGAAGTCAAGGAGTTGGAGACTGCAAGGCAAAGAGTACAGCACGTTGTTGATGAAGCCTGGTGTAACAGAAAACCTATTCAAACTGCTGTTGAGGATTGGTTGGAGAGTGTGAAAAAGGAGTCTAAGGAAGCAGAAAACCTGTTAAAACATGGCGAAAGTGAAAAGAGTGCTTGCTTCCGTGGGTGGCTTCCCAATCCTGTGGTGCGCCATCCAATTGGTAGGAAGGTGAAGAAGATAACTAAAGTCATTCATGGACTCCatcaaaaaagccaaaatagtAACTTCGAGAAGGTCTACTATGAGAATACTCCGATAGGATTTGTCAATGCCACCACTTCCACTGCAAGACCTGTTGACAAGAAAGAAGATGGCCTAAAGTCGAGGGCTTTAATCACAGGGGATGTAATGAAGGCTATAGCTGATGACAGGGTGCGTGTGATTGGGGTGTATGGACCAGGAGGGGTTGGCAAGTCCAAGCTTTTGGAGGATGTCGAAAGGCGAGTTAAAGAAGagaatttgtttgatgtggTTGCCATGGCAAATGTATCACGCAATCCCaatctaaaaagaatccaaaaagaaatcacTGACGTACTAGGCCTGCACTTGATGAATGAGAAAACTGTCCGTGGGAGAGCATATCGTTTGCGTGAGGCATTAGAGAGTGATCCTAAGAAAAATGTTCTCATCATTTTAGATGATCTATGGGAGAAGTTAGAGTTGAAGGAAATTGGAATCCCTTGTGGAGATGATAATAAAGCAAGAGGCTGCAAGCTATTACTTACATCAAGAAATCGAGATGTTTTGCGTATTGCCATGGGCTTTGAGCAAGAATTCCGACTCGATGAGTtaaagcatgaagaagcccgaAGACTCTTTGAAAGAACAATGGGGAATAGAGTTAATGATCCTAAGTTTGAAACCTGGGTAGATGGAGTGGTCAAGAATTGCGGAGGCTTGCCACTTTTGATTGTTCCGTTGGCAAAAGGGTTGAAGCACAAAGATTTGGCTGCTTGGAGGAATGCTTCAACTAATAGAGACCTGTCGGATGTAAAATCACTTGTGGAACTAAGTTACAATGACTTGAAAGATGAAAGGATCAGATCATTGTTCCTGGTTTGTGCTCTAACCTCTGGGAGAATTTCCATGAGGGATTCCCTTGTCTACTGCATGGGTTTGGGtttgtttaaaaaattcaacaacACCATCCAAAAAgctagagataggttgattgAGGATCTACATACCCTGCAGGACTCTTCGTTGTTACTAGAAAGTGATGATATGGAACGATTCAAAATGCATGACATATTTGTTGACGTGGCCAGctctatgcatgatgaatttatgGACATGAAATGGAATGCCTTGGTCGGGAGGAAGGATTATGGGTTTAAAGAATGGTCCGAGGATGAGCTAAGAAAATGCACCACGATATCCTTCCCTTATGTTGGCATTGATGAGCTCCCTGAAAAATTGGACTGCCCAAACTTGAGGATGCTTCTGTTATTCGAAGACAACCCATCTCTCAAAATtcacgatttattttttaaatctatgAAGAAGCTCCAAGTCTTGGACTTGACTGGCTTATCTTTAACCTCTCTACCTTCGTCGATTGAGTCCCTTGAAAACCTCAAGTCGCTATCCCTTGATTTCTGCCATTTGGATGATGTGACTGTTCTTGGAAAGCTGAAAGGATTACAGTTCCTAAGTTTCCTAGACTCTACAATCGCTCGGTTGCCCCCAGAAATAGGTGGACTAacagaattgagatttttggacttGAGAGGGTGCTCTAGGCTTAAAGTTATTGAACGTGGCGTGCTTGGaagcttggttaatttagaagaaCTATACATGGAAGACAGTTTTGATCAGTGGGAGGCCGAGGATGAACCATCGCAAAGCAACGCCAGCCTGGCTGAGTTGAAGAGTATGAAAAAGTTGAGCACTTTATACATCGCCATTCCTCATTCTGCTAATCTCTCAAGAGATCTGCCATTTGGGAAATTGAACAAGTATAAAATCCAAATTGGGGATGTTTGGGATTGGTCAGGTGAATACAAAGAATCCAAAACTTTAAAGCTCAAGCTGGATTCAGGCAATCTTCTTGAAAAGTGGGTGCAGAGATGTTTGAGGATAACACAAGATCTCCACTTGGATGGATTGCAAGGTGGCATCGATACAATTCACGATTTGTGCATCGAAGGTTTCCAAGAATTGAAGCATCTTCACGTTCAAAATAGCCCATCAGTTCAATACATTGTTCACTCAATGGAGAATGTCCAGTGCACTGCATTTACGAAATTGGAATCGTTGTTTCTCGAGAATTTGAACAAATTGGAAAAGATATGTCGAGGCTGTCTCTCCTCAGAATCCTTAAGCAAATTAAAGATTGTGAAAGTGGACAATTGTGGTGAAATCAAACATTTGTTTACATTTCCCATGACGAGGATATTCTTGCAACTCGAAGAGATTGAAATAAGCAGATGCCACTTAATGCAGCTGATTGTTGCCGATGCCGAGGCAGATgaagacaaaattgaaataaatgatgATCCCACAGTGAATTCATGCAATTTGCGTAGGCTGACATTACGCAACTTGACAAAGATGGCGAGCTTCCATGAAACTGTGGATCATTCAGTCGTATTTTTTGATGCGCACCAG GTTTCATTGCCATGGTTGGAGTCCTTGACACTGTCTGAACTTCCCAAATTGAAAGAGATATGGAACTCTCAATTTCTATCAGATGTGAGCaatctaaaatttctaaaagtagaGGATTGCATGTTTCTCTTGAGCATCATCCCCTCAAGTTTGCTAATGAAGTTACAGAATTTGGAAGCCATAACCATTGAGAGATGTCAACTAATACGAGAAGTATTTGACCTTGAAGGATTGACAATCAATGGGGATGTTGAGATTCTATCACGATTGACCAAATTAACCTTGAGTGACTTACCAAGTTTGGGACACATATGGAACAAGAATCCAAGAAGAGCATTGTGTTTCCGAAACTTAAGGGCATTGAAGGTGCAAAATTGTGAGAACCtgaggtttcttttttcttcttccatggctaaAGCACTTGGgcaaatgaaagaaatagaagTAGTGAGCTGTAAACTGATTAAGGAAATTatggagcaagaagaagaatcagAGAAAGCTACGACCATGGACACTTTAGTGTTCCCTCTGTTAACCTCCTTGTCTCTTGAGGCATTACCAAGTCTCAGGACATTCTCTAATGGAAAGTTCTATATTCACTGTCCATCCTTAACAAGACTGAGAGTATCTGGATGCCCCAAAATGatgactttttcttcatttgaaggAAAGCAACAGTCAATGACAACTGATACAAGTTTACAACAAGCATTTGGTTGTATCAACTCTGGCTTGTCATTGCCTGTCTTCTTCAATCAAAAT GTTCATTTTCCAAGCTTGGAAGAGTTGACACTCCTGTCATTGTGCGGGTTGAGGAGAATATGGCACAACGAAATCCCTGAAGAATCATTCTGCAAACTAGCATCCATCTCGGTCAAAGATTGTGAAAATCTGTCTCATATTTTTCCATCAACTTTAATAGAGAGGCTCCAGAGCCTGAAAATGATTGAGGTGGTCGAGTGTACTTCTTTGGAAGCATTAATGGAACATGTCTATGTCAATACTAAGAAAAGGCCAAAATGTCTGACCTTCTTAGACCTAAAAGAAGTGAAGTTGTGGCACCTGCCAAGGCTTAATGCGATTGTGACAAGCAGCACCAAAGCAAAGTTCAGTCTTCCTAGTCTGATTGATGTTAGCTTGCGTTGTTGTGACGAGTTGAGATATCTCTTCACAAAGGATACAGCGAGAACTCTAGATAAACTTGAGATGCTAGATATTTCTCGTTGCGTTAACATGCAGCAAATAATTGCAGTGGAAGAAGGTGAAGAGCAAAAGTTGAAGGCAGTGAAGTTCTCTCATTTATGTACATTGAAGCTTTGTTCCCTTAAGAGCTTGACTAGTTTCAGCTCAGGAAGTGGTGCATATGAGTTTCCCTCCCTACAAAATCTCTCAATTATGGAATGCTCTGAACTCAAGGCATTTATACTGAGGCCGCTTGCAGCAAGCAAGGAGATGAATGAGCGAACTGCTGGTTTTGACAAAGGTCCATATTGTTTATTTGACAAGAag GTCATACTTCCCAATTTAGAAGAGCTACGCCTAACAGGAATTGAATCGAGAGAATTATGGGAGAGTGAGTCCACTTGCTTTCACAGCCTAACTTCTATAAGAGTTGAGGACTGCCCGTGTCTGAGAAACCTTTTTACAATGTCTATGGCCAAAAGTCTGGGACATCTCCAATCTCTTAGTCTAGGTGGTTGTGGAGAGATGGAGTACATTGTTGGCAGAGAAGAGGAGAAATCTGAAGAAGCAGCCAACAAAATTATTATTCCTCAACTTGTCACTCTATATATTCACAACATGCCAAAACTCAGAAGTTTCTGTCATGAGAAGCATATTTCAGAGTGGCCCTTGCTGAAACAGTTAAGTATTGAAGATTGTAAAGCTGTGAAGGTGATTCTAGGAGATACATGCTATAGAGAGCAATCGCTTTTGCCAGTCGAAAAG ATTGTGTTTCCTAGCATGGAGTCAATGTGCATCTCGCACATGAATAACGTGGAAAAGATATGGACAGATGAGTTTGCTTCAAACGCTTTCAGCAAACTCAAGATACTAATGGTAGAGTATTGTGAGAAACTTTCATCGATATTTTCATCTGACACTATCCTTACAAGATTCCAAAATCTAGAGGAGTTAACTATGACCGATTGTGGTTCTTTAGAAGTGGTATTTCACATCCAAGAGTTAAATATGAGTGGAGCTCATTCCACAAGTACTTCTCAATTGAGAGAACTATATTTGGAGCGACTTCCAAAACTAAAGCACGTGTGGAGTGGACTTCCAAGCTCCGTGGCAAAAAGTATAACCAAGCTTGAAAGACTTGTAGTACAATCTTGTGGGGTGGAGGACATTATAGCGAGTGAAGACGAAGGAGTAAGGATGAGTGCAAGTGATTTCTTCTTTCCGCGATTGACCACCCTGACATTAGATGAGTTACCGGAACTCAGGAGCTTCTACAAGAATAGTTATACTCCAACATGGCCACACTTGAAGGAATTGCTAGTGAGACATTGCGGCAAAATGAAGTCATTCTCATTTGCTTCTGAAATCCAAAGCTGCAATGGTAGTACTACCAATGAGAACCAACCTTCACTCTCTCTAGAAAAG GTCTTTCCACACTTGAAGCGATTGACATTAACGAGGGAGGATGTTGCGATGATGCAGCATGACATCTTTGGCGACCTCAAAGAGCTAACTTTGGCATACTACCGTGATGAAAATGTTAGTTTCCCCTCTAACTTCTTTCTCCaaagatttcccaatttagaaTATCTTACCGTGGAACATAGTTCCTTCGAGGAGATATTTTCAGAAGATGCGTTTGCACATGAGGGAGTGACTCCATGTGGAGGAATAATTGAGAGGGAAAAACCTCTCAAGGCATTTGgaaatttgaagagactttggTTGCATGACCTATGGAACTTGAGGCGCATCTGGAAAGATGGCTCCTTGATGGCTGAAATTCTTAAACAAATTGAAGATCTGTGGGTTTGGCGATGCCCCGGCTTATCAATCCTATTTCCATCTCTAACTTCAGTCCAGAGTTTGACGTATTTACAAGTGCAGAATTGCGAGGGATTAGTTCATATGGGGACTTGCTCAGCAATGACAAGTTTGGTGCACCTTACTCGGCTAATACTAAGAGAATGTGGTACATTGGAAGACGTGGTAACAGATGATGGAAATGAAGCAGAGGAGATTTCTTTCCCCAAGCTGCAACGGCTAACACTTGATGGTTTGCCAAGCCTTAAGAGTTTCTCTCCGACGAATTCCGCTTTTAGGTTCCCATCATTGGTGTGTACTATTGTGACACAGTGCCCCAATATGATTATATTCTGCAAGGGTGCCTTGAGGACACCAAAACTACATAAAGTACTCCTCTCCTATCAATATGACGAAGGGCATTGGGAAGATGACCTTAATACCACCATCCGAACTGTGACGGCAAGAGAGGATCCATACAAAATTCAGTAA